From Cognatishimia activa, one genomic window encodes:
- a CDS encoding ABC transporter ATP-binding protein: MAEIQIKNVAKRFGEYQALRDINLNISDQEFMVLLGASGCGKSTLLRIICGLETATEGEVWIGGRRVDHLAPKDRGIAMVFQNYAVFPHLTVFENIGFGLRMQKLPDAEVKKRVERTAGLMHIDQLLGRYSGELSGGQRQRVAVARALAMEPDVILMDEPLSNLDALLRLEMRAELKGVLAESNTTAIYVTHDQVEAMSLADRISVMHEGRIVQAATPVEVYRNPAERFVAGFIGNPPMNFLPATEADGGNWQVAGQTYSGPSGGNGPIEFAIRPEDIVPSENGLPAKVRLVEPLGAHLLVTCDVNGTMFRAILESDLKLKSGDMLNLAPQPDRIRWFDTQTNLAVA; the protein is encoded by the coding sequence ATGGCTGAGATTCAGATCAAGAACGTCGCCAAACGCTTCGGAGAGTATCAGGCGCTGCGCGACATCAACCTCAACATTTCGGATCAGGAATTCATGGTCCTGCTCGGAGCCTCGGGTTGCGGCAAGTCCACGCTTCTGCGCATTATCTGTGGCCTGGAGACGGCGACAGAAGGCGAAGTCTGGATCGGCGGGCGCCGGGTTGACCACCTTGCGCCTAAGGATCGCGGCATCGCGATGGTATTCCAAAACTATGCCGTTTTCCCGCACCTCACCGTGTTTGAAAACATCGGCTTTGGCCTGCGTATGCAGAAATTGCCGGATGCTGAAGTCAAAAAGCGCGTCGAACGGACAGCGGGTCTGATGCACATCGATCAACTGCTTGGGCGCTACTCTGGTGAGCTTTCAGGTGGTCAGCGCCAACGTGTGGCGGTGGCTCGCGCGCTTGCGATGGAGCCAGATGTTATCCTGATGGATGAACCGCTTTCCAACTTGGACGCGCTTCTGCGTCTTGAAATGCGCGCAGAACTGAAAGGCGTTCTGGCAGAAAGCAATACGACAGCGATCTACGTGACCCACGATCAGGTCGAGGCGATGAGTCTCGCGGACCGGATTTCGGTCATGCACGAGGGGCGCATCGTTCAAGCCGCCACTCCGGTTGAGGTTTATCGCAATCCTGCCGAACGTTTTGTAGCTGGCTTTATCGGTAACCCGCCGATGAACTTCCTGCCTGCAACCGAGGCCGATGGTGGAAACTGGCAAGTCGCTGGTCAAACCTACTCTGGTCCATCAGGCGGAAATGGCCCTATAGAATTCGCTATTCGCCCTGAGGATATCGTGCCATCTGAAAATGGCCTGCCGGCCAAAGTTCGTTTGGTTGAACCCCTTGGTGCCCATTTGCTTGTCACCTGTGACGTCAATGGCACTATGTTCCGTGCGATATTGGAAAGCGATCTGAAGCTTAAATCTGGCGACATGTTGAACCTTGCTCCTCAGCCGGACCGCATCCGCTGGTTCGACACGCAAACCAACCTCGCTGTCGCGTAA
- a CDS encoding carbohydrate ABC transporter permease, translating to MSDATVAAAPADTRRAGRFVYGAAVAMLCAWVLVPIYFLLINTLSSPEAVNAFPKSFVPEFDLGSLTFFANFAGILTALKNSILVAALTMVMSISIGAPAGYALSRFDFPGKELFRLLILLTRAFPLPLLALPLAVMFIRAGIDDTIFGLALVHTTLAIPFAVLITFSLFSGIPMELEEAAWTLGCTRLTAFTKVILPLILPGITASAIFAFVISWNEVFAAAVLTIENRTLTAFLLQNLDTSPLHLKFAGGFILVVPALIFIFAVRKYLFAMWGIANR from the coding sequence ATGAGTGATGCAACTGTTGCAGCCGCTCCGGCGGATACTCGTAGAGCGGGCCGCTTTGTCTACGGCGCTGCCGTGGCCATGCTCTGCGCTTGGGTGCTCGTCCCGATCTACTTCCTGTTGATCAATACGCTCAGCTCACCGGAGGCGGTGAACGCATTCCCGAAATCGTTCGTTCCTGAGTTTGATCTCGGCAGTCTAACTTTCTTTGCCAACTTTGCGGGTATTCTGACGGCGCTGAAAAACTCGATTCTGGTCGCGGCACTGACCATGGTTATGTCGATCTCTATCGGGGCACCTGCGGGTTACGCTCTTTCTCGGTTTGATTTCCCAGGTAAAGAGCTGTTCCGGTTGCTGATCCTGCTGACCCGTGCCTTCCCACTGCCGCTTCTGGCGCTGCCACTGGCAGTCATGTTCATTCGCGCAGGGATTGACGATACGATTTTTGGATTGGCGCTGGTTCACACAACGCTGGCCATACCGTTCGCGGTTCTGATCACGTTCTCGCTCTTTTCGGGTATTCCAATGGAACTGGAAGAAGCGGCTTGGACTTTGGGCTGCACACGATTGACCGCCTTCACCAAGGTGATCCTGCCTCTGATCCTTCCAGGTATCACAGCATCGGCGATTTTCGCATTCGTGATTTCCTGGAACGAGGTGTTTGCAGCTGCGGTTTTGACCATCGAAAACCGGACGCTGACCGCGTTCCTTCTGCAAAACCTCGACACATCACCGCTTCACTTGAAGTTCGCCGGTGGGTTCATCCTCGTCGTGCCAGCGCTGATCTTCATCTTCGCTGTGCGCAAATACCTCTTTGCGATGTGGGGCATCGCCAACCGCTAA
- a CDS encoding carbohydrate ABC transporter permease, which yields MNARFLPYLLILPVTLFLCLFFLYPFVLVAQQAFSTGAGFTLDNFRDVSSHWKFPISLQNTLILAAAVVPVQLALALLMATMVNKMKKGRDIVLYIWTIPLGISDLAAGIIWLAIFDQSGFLNSMLNAVGATDKPFNLLSYQTPGVVFLAIARAEIWRATAIMLVILVAGIGLIPKEYYEAAEVFGASPWKRFLKVTLPLLRPSLQTALVLRVILAFEIFAVVSALGGTLFPVLMGEVYTYQFELLNGGAAAAIALIILAISIASTLVILRALRVPKGASI from the coding sequence ATGAACGCACGGTTCCTACCGTATTTGCTGATCCTCCCGGTTACGCTGTTTCTATGCTTGTTCTTCCTGTACCCGTTTGTACTGGTCGCACAGCAAGCCTTCAGCACCGGAGCAGGTTTCACTCTGGATAATTTCCGAGACGTAAGTAGTCACTGGAAGTTCCCAATTTCGCTGCAAAACACTCTGATTTTGGCTGCCGCCGTTGTCCCCGTACAGCTCGCGCTGGCTCTGTTGATGGCCACGATGGTCAACAAGATGAAAAAAGGGCGTGACATTGTCCTTTACATCTGGACCATTCCGTTGGGCATTTCGGACCTAGCCGCAGGGATCATCTGGTTGGCGATCTTTGACCAGTCAGGTTTCCTGAACTCCATGCTGAACGCAGTTGGGGCAACGGACAAGCCGTTTAACCTTCTGTCTTACCAAACTCCGGGTGTCGTCTTCCTAGCGATTGCCCGAGCAGAAATCTGGCGTGCAACCGCGATCATGCTGGTGATCCTGGTGGCTGGCATCGGCCTGATCCCCAAGGAATATTACGAAGCTGCTGAAGTCTTTGGTGCCTCGCCATGGAAGCGGTTCCTGAAGGTCACGCTACCGCTTCTGCGTCCATCTCTGCAAACCGCGCTGGTGCTGCGAGTCATCTTGGCCTTTGAAATATTCGCTGTTGTTTCGGCGCTGGGGGGCACGTTGTTCCCAGTCCTGATGGGCGAGGTCTACACCTACCAGTTTGAACTGCTGAATGGTGGAGCAGCGGCCGCGATTGCCCTGATCATCCTTGCGATCTCAATCGCTTCGACACTTGTGATCCTGCGTGCACTGCGCGTACCGAAAGGAGCTTCGATATGA
- a CDS encoding ABC transporter substrate-binding protein — protein sequence MKFQAKLASAASGVAILVSATIAQADVLFWSTQAKPVEEAQAMREQVLGGQDVDYQPNDGGPWLTRLNAELQAGSGSIGVLGALHGDFSAMNPDDLLDLGDLGLGAASATFNELAKLGTSDTQYIPWMQASYIMAANKKALEHLPAGADINALTYDQLIEWSTNVKEATGEAKFGFPAGPKGLKHRFFQGYLYPSYTDGVVRTFASDEAVTAWEKMRELWAVTNPASTNFSFLQEQLLSEDVWIAFDHTSRLAAAFNERPDDFVAFPAPAGPTGRGFMPVIAGVAIPRTAPDMDAAKAIVAHMLKPETQIATLRATNFFPVVDVELPGDLPPSVQAAGNAVAIMSASADANPGLLPAGLGDKGGDFNRVFVDSFERIVLAGQPIRAVLDDQKKTLAKIMNETGAPCWAPDAPSEGACPVE from the coding sequence ATGAAATTCCAAGCCAAATTGGCAAGTGCAGCTTCAGGCGTGGCCATTCTGGTCTCTGCCACCATCGCACAAGCAGACGTATTGTTTTGGTCTACACAGGCCAAACCTGTCGAAGAAGCACAGGCGATGCGTGAACAAGTTCTGGGCGGACAGGACGTTGACTATCAACCAAACGATGGTGGCCCTTGGCTGACCCGTCTGAACGCTGAGCTTCAAGCAGGCTCCGGTTCCATCGGTGTCCTTGGCGCATTGCACGGCGATTTTTCGGCGATGAACCCAGATGATCTTCTCGATCTGGGCGATCTGGGCCTGGGCGCTGCAAGTGCGACTTTCAACGAACTGGCGAAGCTTGGCACATCAGACACGCAATACATTCCTTGGATGCAGGCGAGCTACATCATGGCCGCCAACAAAAAAGCGTTGGAGCATTTGCCAGCGGGCGCGGATATCAACGCATTGACTTATGACCAACTGATTGAGTGGTCTACAAACGTCAAAGAGGCGACTGGCGAAGCTAAATTTGGTTTTCCAGCCGGGCCAAAGGGTCTGAAGCATCGCTTCTTCCAAGGATATCTCTACCCGTCCTACACCGACGGTGTTGTGCGCACATTTGCCTCTGACGAAGCTGTAACGGCTTGGGAAAAGATGCGCGAACTCTGGGCTGTGACCAACCCGGCTTCAACCAACTTCTCATTCTTGCAGGAGCAATTGCTCTCTGAAGATGTTTGGATTGCATTTGACCACACATCTCGTCTGGCGGCAGCATTCAATGAACGCCCAGATGATTTCGTGGCATTCCCAGCACCAGCTGGTCCAACAGGCCGGGGCTTCATGCCTGTGATCGCTGGCGTTGCAATTCCACGTACAGCTCCTGACATGGATGCGGCAAAGGCGATTGTTGCGCATATGCTTAAGCCTGAAACTCAGATCGCAACCCTTCGCGCGACCAACTTCTTCCCGGTTGTAGATGTTGAACTGCCTGGTGACCTGCCTCCATCAGTTCAAGCTGCAGGGAATGCGGTTGCTATCATGAGTGCTTCTGCGGATGCCAACCCTGGTCTGTTGCCAGCAGGTCTTGGTGACAAAGGCGGTGACTTCAACCGTGTCTTCGTAGACAGCTTTGAGCGTATCGTTCTGGCCGGTCAGCCAATCCGTGCGGTTCTGGATGATCAGAAGAAAACTCTTGCGAAGATCATGAACGAAACAGGCGCACCTTGCTGGGCACCAGATGCCCCATCCGAAGGAGCCTGCCCGGTAGAGTAA
- a CDS encoding LacI family DNA-binding transcriptional regulator: MARKPKLETVAKEAGVSVATASQVIRGTGRISEKTRKKVLEAAQKLHYVPDSRAASMRSGDNREIGFTIHQIANPFNAEVISGVSDLLENEGYLVSVLDSQDDPERQRRQLEAFIRSSRGGLLWVPAHDTPQSSIDLLRNHQMPTVTFLRREGTSDFDHVGILNTEATKTATTYLADLGHHNIAFLGGKADVDVRNQRIAGYKSVIAERNLGPEIIWDSADDKLAGLNAMMDLRLAHPEVTAIVCNGDQIALGACLALARNGEEPGKDVSIVGFDDIQDAAAATPPLTTMATSPYQLGRRLARALLERIRNPDSPIAISEISAKLVERETTGARSERVKKPR, encoded by the coding sequence ATGGCCCGAAAACCGAAATTAGAAACGGTCGCAAAGGAAGCAGGCGTATCAGTCGCGACAGCGAGCCAAGTGATACGCGGCACCGGTCGAATTTCGGAAAAAACGCGCAAAAAGGTACTCGAAGCAGCCCAAAAGCTACACTACGTGCCAGACTCTCGGGCAGCATCAATGCGCTCAGGTGACAATCGCGAAATTGGATTTACGATTCATCAGATCGCCAACCCGTTTAATGCTGAAGTCATCAGTGGTGTCAGTGATCTGCTAGAAAACGAAGGCTATCTGGTATCCGTCTTGGACTCGCAAGATGACCCGGAGCGCCAGAGGCGTCAATTGGAAGCATTCATCCGAAGCTCTCGTGGTGGGCTATTGTGGGTTCCAGCACATGATACTCCTCAAAGCAGCATCGATTTGCTGCGCAACCACCAGATGCCGACCGTTACCTTTTTGCGACGAGAGGGCACATCTGATTTCGATCACGTGGGTATCCTGAACACGGAAGCGACAAAGACCGCCACGACCTATCTGGCGGACCTTGGGCATCACAACATCGCGTTTTTGGGCGGTAAAGCGGACGTAGACGTCAGGAACCAGCGTATCGCCGGCTACAAGTCCGTCATTGCTGAACGAAATCTCGGCCCTGAAATTATCTGGGATTCCGCAGACGACAAATTGGCGGGGCTAAACGCGATGATGGATTTGCGGCTCGCACATCCTGAAGTCACCGCGATTGTGTGCAACGGCGATCAAATTGCGCTTGGCGCTTGTCTGGCTCTTGCGCGAAATGGTGAAGAACCTGGGAAAGACGTTTCGATTGTCGGTTTCGATGACATTCAAGATGCCGCCGCCGCCACGCCTCCCCTAACTACGATGGCGACCTCGCCGTATCAGCTCGGCAGACGGCTGGCACGTGCGCTGCTGGAACGCATCCGAAATCCGGATTCTCCTATCGCGATATCTGAGATTTCAGCAAAACTCGTCGAACGCGAGACAACTGGTGCAAGATCAGAACGAGTGAAAAAGCCACGATAG